GCCGTAGGTCTTGTGCTCCTGGCTCGGATATCCGAGTATCTGCGCATAATAACTGTTGACAAGTCTTTCACCAATGAGGCGTGCCAACCGCTTGAAGAAGAGCAGCCCACTTGCAGGATCTTTGGTCAGCAAGTGTTCAAATTTGTCTCTGTCCAGCCTTATGACCCTTGTAGGAGCGAGGCACTCGGCCGAGGCAGAATACACCTCGCGTCCCACCAGACTGGACCAGGCAAAGGCCTCGCCGGCACGGCTGACTGTGTGCACCATGTGGCCGTCTTTGCCGGTGCTCAATTTGATGCGTCCCCTGAGCATGATGTAAAAATAGCGGGCCGGCTCACCCTCGTGGAAGAGCGTTGTTCCTTCACTGACGCTTTCCTTGGTTGCCATGGTGATGATTTCTTTGATGAATTCTCTATTCATCCCCTTGAAAAGCTCTGACTGTTCTATAATCATGATGTTACTCCTGTGTAGCTGCGGTATTGGAAGTTTTTCCCTCCCTCTATCTTTTCCCCTCGTTCCCCGGGGCCAGGCTTCGGTCAAGCAGGCAGCATTGGCGCACACCAGCCCCGCGCTTGTCGTTTGCTGAATGAGTTTTGCTGAGTAAGGATCCGGCTGCAGCAGGACAACACATTCAAGGCATGAGAGCGGCTGCTTTGCTGTTCAACAAGGACCACTGGAGCCACTCGGTGTTGACAGGGAATTTCTGCCGGAATGCAACTTTCTTTGCAGCTGCCGTGGCGAGATGCTCTGCCGGATATCGAAGCCGTTTCCGAGACCGGGGAATGCGAATGTCAAGGAGAACCACCAGCTGAGGCGGCAAACTTTACAGACGCTGTCAACAGCTCCCAGTAAGACGTAACGTCCTAATGGGAGCGCAGCAGGCACACTTTCAAAGGACTGTTATTCATAAACCACCTGTTTTCTTTTCAAAAAACCCTCTTTCAACTCTTACGTTAGCCCCACCGACTGCTGCTGTCAACATATAATCTATTCTTGTGATAGGATATCTTTTCACGATACCGATGCGAGCAAACAATATAGAGGTATGGTTTGATGGCAAAATGAAAGTGCACCTGACAAGCAATACCGTCAAGCAGGCGGGACAGGGAATTGGAGGTACGGCAACGAGTTGGTAGGCGCAGGCTTCAGCCTGCGTTCTCCTGTGTTGCTATCTATTCCGGCAAGCAATTGCGCCGTGGCGCCATTGTAATACTGGCCGCTGGCTCAGCTTCAGGTTGGCCAGCAGCAATCGAGTACTGAAAGGGGTACACTTACATTTTGCTATCAACCGGTAGGCCCTACTACTGGGAAAGTTTACGGTGCAATGAATGTGGCGGGCCTTCAACGCCAATGAGCACCAGCCTCATCCAGGCTATATGATACGCCGCACTGGCCCTTCGGCTGTTGGCATAAAAGGCTAGTACTTGTTTGCTATGAATCAAATGCCCTCCAGAGAAAATAGTGGTCCTGGATGGAAGCGAAAGGTTCCAACAAAAATTTTGGCAATTTATTGACATGCCTGCTGATTCTTGAGAATATGAGCACAGATCATTTCCCCCCGTTGTTTCGACATTTGAAGAACAAGACCTCTCGATGCCTGAGACCATATGGAGGGTGGGGCTTGCCTTCTGAGACCAGATCTTTTCATATTGTCCGCGCCCTTATAGATGACCATCTCGTCTCTTTCAATATCAGACGGCCAGAAGAGACCATCTCGCCTCATCCGCGGGACATTCTGGGACTTTACTGCTGGAGACAGCGTTTGACCATTGTTCCCGGGGTCCTTTCTTCCAGGGAAAGAATGCTTCTGGCAGAGCTGAAGAAAGTCCAGAACTGGAAAAGGGTGAAGAAACACTCCTTTGATCTGCATGAAAGGATCTATTCCTGGCTCTGGAGGTTCGGCCTGGAGCGAAACAGACATTTCAATCCGCTGGCAAACCTATCAGCTGTCACCAGGAAGGATGCCAGGAAGATTCTTCAGGCCCTGAAAAGTTACTGTGCCTATCTGCAAGACAAACTTCACAGGGGAATGATCTTCCTGATTCCTGATCTGGAGCTCTGCTTTCATGATCCTCGCCGACTCAAACAACCCTACTCGAGGCCGGTGATGGTCTTTGATGTGAGAGAGAATCAAATAAGCATAATACCCTTTTCAACTAGAGTTGAAAGGCTGGACCCTGCAGTGGATATCCTGTTTGACCCGTCCTTCAGGGGCAGGGCGCTGGACCCTGACGGCAGGCCGGCAGTAGAAAATTTTCCGTACAAAATTCTTGCCCGGAAGACCGTGCTGGTGGTGAGCGCCATGCAGTCACTTACCAGAGAGCGCTTCCTGTCTGCCGCACTGTTGCCCAGGGGAGTTCTCAGGCCAGCTGTCCTGGAGCTGGCAAGAAAAAGAATGAAAAATATGGGGTCCTAAACCCTAATATGAAAAAAGAAGCCAAACAAACTGGAACTGCGAAACTGATCGACACGCTCCAGTGCAGATGCGTCGGCGGGGAATACGACGTAGAATTTTATATAGACTCGATGGACAGGATTATGAAGAGCGTGTTTCTGACCTTCCGTGGAGGCCTGTCTGCCATCCAGGGCAGTGGTCTCGATGAGGCTTCTTTCATGGAACTGTGTTGGGAGGCTCTGGAAAAAGGCAGACTCCTGCTTAGACTCTGCGATCTTACCTTTGAAAATGACACCCACCTTGTTCGTTATATAAGAAAGGTGTTTGAGAACCTGTTGCGCGAAAAGGCTGAGACCTTCAAACCGGGCTTCAGGGCGAGAAAAAAGCAGGTGGAAAGGGTGCTGAAGCAAAGGTGCCTGAGTTCATGCAGAAGATTTTGCGGCTGCTGGAAGCTGGAGGAATTTCGCCACATCCCCTGC
This window of the Deltaproteobacteria bacterium genome carries:
- a CDS encoding cyclic nucleotide-binding domain-containing protein, with the translated sequence MIIEQSELFKGMNREFIKEIITMATKESVSEGTTLFHEGEPARYFYIMLRGRIKLSTGKDGHMVHTVSRAGEAFAWSSLVGREVYSASAECLAPTRVIRLDRDKFEHLLTKDPASGLLFFKRLARLIGERLVNSYYAQILGYPSQEHKTYG